DNA from Rhinatrema bivittatum chromosome 1, aRhiBiv1.1, whole genome shotgun sequence:
TTATGCAGGGTACCACAGTGTGCATAGCTGCATTAGGTGGAGGCTTCCCAGGGGCGTGTTTAGCTCAAGAGAGTAAAGTAATGCACGTGGATTCCATTTTCAAATTTAGGCATGCTATTCTCCAtgaaaaaaaagtacctgcagaaaaggTAGGTGTGGGTActttgtggcaattttcaaagcaaaagtacatgtggactttcctttgaaaatttgtacaaCGTCTATGCATACAGAGTACCCATAGACCTTTGCAGTTGTGTgatcagttttgaaaattgcctccctcAGAAAATAATTCTCCACAGCATTTcctaaggttaaaaaaaaaaggctatttgTGGGCTTCAAACAAGGGTCCACCCAGTCAAAAGCTGGTGCCCTGCTTATGAGGCTATAAAGTGGCTTAaactgaggcagcttcagaatgTTATTAGCCCGGggcttggccccgcccctgagGATTCAGATGGGTCCTCAGGGGTTTCAAAAGCAGTTGCTGGGAAAGGCCGAGTGTTCTGGCAACTTACTAGCTAAGGGCTGCACTGTGTGGCTGCCACAGGAGATGCTGGATCCTGAACAGAATATCAGTGAAGTAACCTGTATGATCAGACCCAGACTGATGCTCACAGTGAGTAATGACTGCTGGATGGGGATAAGCACCACGTATAAAGAAACTTGTATATTGCCTTGATTTCAAGTCTAGAGAACTGTATTGTGTCCTGGGGCCACTCTCTGCTCACTGTGCAGGTAATCTTCTGCACATATGGCCTAGTCGAATGTAAGTTTATCTGACACTGGCAGAGCTGAGGAGGGGTTTGGTTTAGGAACCTTAAAAAGCTTACGTTGTACATTTTTCTGCAGCATAATAGCAAGTATAATGCCTGCCATCAATTTGGGGGACggttttcaaagtgaatgtaagcgtgtaagtctgctttgaaaatttgctgcgACTTACATGTGTTTCTGCTGCAAAATTTACGAAGGCTGTTTTGAAAATAACTCCCAAAAATATCTAGATATGTGTACCTTAGAGAAATATGATGAGACATTTTAAAACCTTAAAGATACAAATAATGTGCAGGAGGAGGAAAGTtctggcaagcagaggtcaagatATGAGGCTCCAAGGGAGAGGCCAAAGATCCACAGGTGTCTGTGGCATTGCACCCAGGAGTCTGACCTTATCTACTGTTATATTCTGTTCTGTCTCATCCCCTTTTTGTCTCATCTCAATCTCAACTAAAAGCAGAGGTAGGGAAGCTATCCCTGCCCTGCAGAATCAGCCTCTGCACCTGTCCAGCATGCTGCCAACCTGTCTTCAAGATGAAAATGGTAGACTAGGCCTCATGTCCTAACTCTCACTTCAAATACTCCGATTCTTTGAGGTCTTTGTTTCTGTAAAAAAGCAGGATTTACAGGGCCTAGAGCGCACAGAGATGGGAGCTAGAAAACCCAAGATTGAACTCTCTCTCAGGTTGTCCATTCTCTAACCTTGGAGATTGTGATCTTGATGCTTATGAAAACTATTAAATATTAATAAGGGTGAATGAGGGAAGAAGAGGTCAACTGTCTTCTAGTGAGGCTTCCGAAATAAGATTGTCAGAAAAGTTTGTCGACTGCAGTTAACACAGCATCATTAAGATTTTACTTTTTAATTCTAATGTGAATTCCTAAAGAGCtgcttgtgtgtgtttattgaaagcagcctcctcctcctcagtcactcctaccATTCTGAATCAAATGGATGCATACATATAAATTGTGAATATAGCGTGACCAGCAGGAAGATTTTTAACCAGAACAGCGGTCATGATAGGAAGTGCACTTTTGTTTGTTGTAATTACAGATATTAGAAAGCCCTGGGGGACCCTGGTGGTTACTGGCAGTGCTGTGCACCAACATGTAGAGGACATGGGTTCTGTTCCTGGATCAGGTCAAGCTCTGgccagctggggctggggatactgggaggcagcattcacagcccctgggaggaGGGAGACCCGGTCATTGCTGGATGTTCAGCCCCTAATTGCAGGCTCTGCCTGGGACCCAGCTGAGGACAGACACTGCAGTGAATTGAGAGGGGTTATTAAATAGAGGGGAAAATCCCAGAGAGTTGTAAAGGAAGGCTCCTGGCACCAGGTCCCAGCTCTGTTTCCAACTGAGCTGCATATAGACCAGAGAAGCAAGAGGAAGCTGCTGGATCCCTCCGTGTCCCTCGCTCCTCAcctccccaaaacaaacaaattttaaaaatctgggaAAAAATAAAGGAGCACTGGGAATAAGACCACAAGACAAAGCAACAGAGCCAAGAAGTAAAAGAATTTACCTCGTTTAGCTGCTTTAAAATACCCTACCCTTACTCCCTCCTTCAGGTCAGAAGAGTTTAGAAAtcaagtcaagaaatgtattttgtTAGTTCATTAAAAGGTATCGCATGATTCTGTGTTTTGTCAAcgtttgtctttcttttttttcctataaaGAACAGCTGTGCCTGAACAATGGGATAAGCCGCCCCTTGAAGTTGCTCGTTTTCAGAATCTGTAATGCCAGAGTTCATTCACTGCGCAGTCGCAGTGTAAATGTTCACCTGCAGAGAATGCTTTTTGTGGCTTAACACCAAATCAGTCTATCTGATTAGCCATTCTAGGAAGGGAGACTGGCTGCGAAAGTGCCATATGCAGTTGTATGTATCAATATGAATTGAGATTTGATGCTTCGTTTTGCAGAATTATAAAATCCTAATGTGAAAAAAACCTTGGTAAATAGATGTCAGGTTATCAGGCTTCTGACCTTTAGTGTCTGTGTTTTTTAATCAGTCTAAACAAAACTGTTCAAGTTTCAGAAGTCAATGTGAGACAGAAACTGAGGTGATGACTAATGGGTATATATTTCTGTGATTATAGCTTTCTGATCAGCTTTTAAATGAAAGATACaacattaattatttttttaaaattgtgataCCACAGTTAAGACCCAAGTACATAGGAAGATGATTTATGGTAAGTTAAGCTGTTGTGTTTTTGTGCTATTTAGTTGGTTGGGGTGCAGACCATGGCATTGGAGGATTCGGAGAGGAACCAGGAGTTAAATCACAGCTAATGAACCTTATTCGATCTGTACGGACAGTTATGAGAGGTAAAGAATACAAGGCTTGCTGCTCTGCATGGTCTTTGGGTGTCGAGGCTCAGATATTTTGAATGTGCGCTCATCTTCATTGTACAACCTTAGAGAACTCCACCCAAAAACTGCTAGTGACTGCTTTTAAGCCTTTACGCTCATGTGCTGCCGGTAGTCGGATCTCTGCCCCTCCCAGCATGCCTCTGCTCAAAAATGGACAGAGATGCAGAAAACACGAGCTCCAGGCAAAATGTAAAAGAGCCAGGGCAGAAATGATTTGTCGCTTTTTATTTTTGAGGTAGGGGATGTTTTGGTTTTTGctcttgttttgtttcttttcctttttttttttacttagtattttttttctatttttcagctttctttttaaatttttacttcaTTTTGTAAGTCTTTTTTTACTTGATGAAgaaggatctagtgaagcttgaggaatgatctaggacctggcagataagatttaatggtaaaaaaaaaaaaagaaagaaatgcagtcacatctgggataaaaaaaaaatccaagtgaGCAGTACAGTAGATtgggtgaaattctaagcatgaaACACAGAGCAGGGTcagatctgatgatcttaaggtggccaaacaggcaaataaggtgacagcaaaaccAGAAGGATCCTTGGTGCATAGGGAGGGGAATGGtcagcaggggaaaaggaggCGATATTACTCCCCTATAAGTTCCTGTGATACCTAATTTGGAGAACTGGGTGATATTACTCCCCTATAAGTTCCTGTGATACCTAATTTGGAGAACTGGGTGATATTACTCCCCTATAAGTTCCTGTGATACCTAATTTGGAGAACTGGGTGCAGTTCTAGAGACCgcatctccaaaaggatataaaccagatagATTTGGTCCAGGGGGTGGCTTTGATTCAGAGCATGTGGGGACAGatcttaaagatctaaatgtaTATAATCTAgagcagggatggcaaactccagtcctcaagtgccacaaacaggccaggttttcaggatatccacaatgaatatgcatgagagagatttatgcaaatctttctcatgcatattcattgtggatatcctgaaaacctggtctgtttgcggcactcgaggctggagtttgccatccctgatctagaggaaagggagatactttggaggcatttaaatatctctgtatcaatgcacaggagctGGGCCTcttccaatggaaaggaggttctagaatgagggatcGTCATCTTTGTTGGTTCTTACTGAGTTTTTTTCCAGGAATAAAGTACAGCGTGTGTTAGCACACAGTAGGATGCATAATGTACTTAATAAATAACGATCTAATAAATAGAGCATAAAAGATCAAGTTCAATGCATAATGACCCTAATGATTAGATAAGGATATAAATAAATGAGACATAGCAATTCAGAACCAGCTATAGATAGTTTCCAATGGCTCTAGGGACTGCATGCTAAATATTGAGATCTTCCAGGGATTGGGACAAGAGGAGCAGGTGTCCTCATGCTGAGGACCTTTTGGTATGTCTTTAGGTTGGGGGAAGGTGTAGGAGGAACTGAAGGTTTGTGGTATTGCTCACACTATCCCATTGGAGAGGCTTGTTTTCACTTGGGGTTCCAGAAGAGTGGTTGGAGTTTATAAGAAGAGCGAGAGTTCATGGCCTGGCTTGTGCTATGTGGGTGATTTGAAAGCTGCAtttcctgaaggaaaggagattCTGGTCCAGTCTGATGTAAGGTGGTAGGGAGTCCCAGAGTGTTGGGGCAGCTTCTGTAAAAGTCCTCTTCCTGGTGCAGGTGAGGCACGATGCTTTGGGTGCTGCTTTGACTGGTGGTGCATGTCATAGGATGAGTGTGAAAGGTAATCTAAGGAAATCtaatttatacatttttgtttaaatgcaGATAAATTGCCCAGTACACATCAGGTATTGCTGTAAGTCTAAGAAATGTGAACTATGGTTCATGAGAAGTCCATTTGAAACAAATTATTTTGAGACACAGATCTGTGTCAGCGCAAACATGGactccacatttatttattaaaaatcatTTATGTTCCATCCTAGCTGGACAAATAGCATTTTCCACTAAACTTCTGAAGCTCTGGGCCAGCCCCATGACTCAGTAGTGGTGCTGTGAAACGGGAGATGTGGCATCTGCGCCAATAGTCAGTCAGGGTTGGAGATGCAGAAGAGCATCATTCACAGGCCACAGTGGTAGGAAGGAGGATTCTTGGCCATTACACGATGACACATAGCGCTCGGATTCAAggtacacacacataccaggTTTTGTGGCCCCTGGCCAAAGATTGTCCCTGTATCAGATGGCTAGACAAAGGAGAGGGGttaagaaggagaaaaaaaacagtttGTGAATGCAGGCTTTTGGCTCAACAGAGGCCAGTTTTGATAGAGCTGGAAAtgcaaaggagcaagaggaaactgccgaGCCAATACAAAAACCAAAACTGGTAATGCTCTAAATTTGTGTTCAAAGAGAGCCCTTTAAtaccataaaataaaatagcatgaTAATAGTAAATgatctctttttatttttgttacacATGTTGTGCTATATTTAAACtctataatttttttctttttgcagtgcCACTAATAATAGTGAACTCAGTTACAATTGTGTTGCTGTTACTCTTTGGTTAAAAGATGACTGGGAGAAGATTCACTGGCGGCCCAAACCAGAGGGAGACCAGCCTCAGCCAGCCCTCGAAGTCTTACCCAGACACAAGACGAGCCTTCGCTCACACATCAGCCAACTTCGGCTTACATgtcttcattatttttttttctatttttatttttggcccaGCCATCACAGCGACTGACCACTGTCAGGAACCACAAACTGGGACCCTAAGTTTGGCCACTTGTGGCTCTGTCGATGGAGGAGACTCCCTCCCCTCGGGGGCTATGAACACTGCCTTCTCCACTGCGTCCCCGGCCGGCCCAGGTCTGTGCAGCATTTGCCACTGAGCCAGAACCCTCTCTTTTCAAAGTCCAGATGTTTAGACAGTAGAGTCAGGGCTCTTGCTTCAGGAAGGCTTCTGTACCTGTGACAACGATTTGGAAATGGAAGGCCCCTTCAACCCATTTTATGAATGACTGTTAATAGCATGAATTGTTATGAGCTGTGATGTGCTATATTGATTATTAAGAGTGGGGAGTGTTCTTTGCCTGCCTTATTACTAAGACCCTATTCGTTAGGGACTTTTCTCCAGCAGTGAGTAATAGGCCACTCGGAGCCTTCTGTGCTCATTAATCTTTAAATAGTAAATCAGGATAGCTCGTTCTGCTTGTGGAAGGCACCCTGTGTGTGCCGGACATATGTTGCTGGATTGAATCTTAAGGGTTTTTGTGGTAGGcagagaataggagaagctcatattgaactaaaaaaaaaaaaaaaggaatgaagtACTAACATCCCAATAACTCTTGATTCAGACCTTGAACTCTAGCACATGCCTGCAACGGAGAGGGGATTTACAGGCCGAGCCGACTGACAGGTTTAGCCTCTTCTGACATACAAATCCTTTCTCTGTGTGACACATGCTGGCGTCTAGGGTTTGAATC
Protein-coding regions in this window:
- the IER3IP1 gene encoding immediate early response 3-interacting protein 1: MAFTLYSLIQAALLCVNAIAVLHEERFLSKIGWGADHGIGGFGEEPGVKSQLMNLIRSVRTVMRVPLIIVNSVTIVLLLLFG